Proteins from a single region of Streptomyces sp. HUAS 15-9:
- a CDS encoding basic amino acid/polyamine antiporter: MAQAQTQAQAQTRSTESPGTTPPAAKPTPAARLTRPTLTAMVIGSMVGAGVFSLPRHFAEQTGVAGALIAWGIAGAGMLMLALVFRTLALRRPDLDAGVYAYAKAGFGEYLGFFSAFGYWASVCVGNVAYGVLIMSTVGAVWPALGEGDTVVAAALSTVGLWGFFLLIRRGVGEAASINRIVTVAKTVPILVFIVLALCYLDTDVFAANFHGTASTGSLFDQVRGTLPATVFVFLGVEGASVYSRHAQRREDVGRATLLGFLSVLCVFASVTIVSYGIMPMGEIAQLRRPSMAGVLEHAVGTWGGVFVGVGLIISVLGAYLAWTLMAAEVLFVAAQDDDMPRFLRRATADDVPVRALLMTTLLSQAVLVITLFSKDAFTFALGLTSALALIPYLLATAFAVKIAGQRRTRRHSTGDLVVGSLASVYTVFLLVAAGPKFLLLSFIVYAPATVLFMMARREQGRRLFSEGERVVLAVSVAGAGLGVLALTLGWISL; the protein is encoded by the coding sequence ATGGCTCAGGCGCAGACTCAGGCTCAGGCGCAGACTCGGTCGACCGAGAGTCCCGGCACCACACCGCCTGCGGCCAAGCCGACGCCCGCGGCCAGGCTGACGCGGCCCACGCTGACCGCGATGGTCATCGGTTCCATGGTGGGCGCCGGTGTCTTCTCGCTGCCCCGGCACTTCGCCGAACAGACCGGTGTCGCCGGCGCCCTGATCGCCTGGGGGATCGCGGGTGCCGGCATGCTGATGCTGGCGCTCGTCTTCCGCACCCTCGCGCTGCGGCGGCCGGACCTCGACGCGGGCGTGTACGCGTATGCCAAGGCGGGGTTCGGCGAGTATCTGGGCTTCTTCTCGGCGTTCGGGTACTGGGCGAGCGTCTGCGTCGGCAATGTGGCGTACGGGGTGCTGATCATGTCGACGGTGGGCGCAGTGTGGCCCGCGCTGGGCGAGGGCGACACGGTCGTGGCCGCCGCCCTGTCCACGGTCGGTCTGTGGGGGTTCTTCCTGCTGATCCGGCGAGGGGTCGGGGAGGCCGCGTCGATCAACAGGATCGTCACGGTGGCGAAGACCGTCCCCATCCTGGTCTTCATCGTCCTGGCCCTCTGCTACCTCGACACGGACGTCTTCGCCGCCAACTTCCACGGCACCGCCTCCACCGGTTCGCTGTTCGACCAGGTCCGCGGCACCCTGCCGGCGACGGTGTTCGTGTTCCTCGGGGTGGAGGGTGCCAGCGTCTACTCCCGGCACGCCCAGCGGCGCGAGGACGTCGGCCGCGCAACCCTGCTCGGGTTCCTGAGCGTCCTGTGCGTCTTCGCCTCGGTGACGATCGTGTCGTACGGGATCATGCCCATGGGCGAGATCGCCCAGCTGCGCCGGCCCTCGATGGCGGGCGTCCTGGAGCACGCGGTCGGCACCTGGGGCGGGGTCTTCGTCGGCGTCGGGCTGATCATCTCGGTGCTGGGCGCGTACCTCGCCTGGACGCTGATGGCCGCCGAGGTGCTGTTCGTCGCCGCCCAGGACGACGACATGCCGCGCTTTCTGCGCCGGGCGACCGCGGACGACGTGCCCGTACGCGCGCTGCTGATGACGACCCTGCTGTCCCAGGCCGTGCTGGTCATCACGCTGTTCTCGAAGGACGCCTTCACCTTCGCGCTCGGTCTGACGAGCGCGCTGGCGCTGATCCCCTACCTGCTGGCGACGGCCTTCGCCGTGAAGATCGCGGGGCAGCGACGGACCCGGCGGCACAGCACCGGGGACCTGGTGGTCGGCTCCCTCGCCAGCGTCTACACGGTCTTCCTCCTCGTCGCGGCGGGCCCGAAGTTCCTGCTGCTGTCCTTCATCGTCTACGCCCCCGCGACCGTCCTGTTCATGATGGCCCGCCGGGAACAGGGCCGCCGGCTCTTCTCGGAGGGCGAGCGCGTCGTACTCGCCGTCTCGGTCGCCGGAGCGGGCCTCGGCGTCCTCGCCCTGACGCTCGGCTGGATCAGCCTCTGA
- a CDS encoding maleylpyruvate isomerase family mycothiol-dependent enzyme gives METADFLQTLDREGRLLTAAAEVAGTDAKVPTCPEWQVRDLLRHTGAVHRWAAGIIADEQTAPRPFGDLPDLDGAELVAWYRDSHHRLVDTLAAAPSDLECWTFHPAPSPSPLAFWTRRQAHETTVHRYDAESARTGVPSPVARDFAVDGIDELLRGFHARTRSRVRTDEPRVLRVRASDTGDVWTVRLSAEPPVTTREESGVAEAELSGPADQLYLALWNRVPMPEVAGNAALAALWRERSGI, from the coding sequence ATGGAGACTGCCGACTTCCTTCAGACCCTGGACCGGGAGGGCCGGTTGCTGACCGCGGCCGCCGAGGTGGCGGGGACCGACGCCAAGGTGCCGACCTGCCCGGAGTGGCAGGTGCGCGACCTGTTGCGGCACACCGGCGCGGTGCATCGCTGGGCCGCCGGGATCATCGCCGACGAGCAGACCGCGCCGCGCCCCTTCGGTGACCTCCCGGACCTGGACGGCGCCGAGTTGGTGGCCTGGTACCGGGACAGCCACCATCGTCTGGTCGACACCCTGGCCGCGGCGCCGTCCGACCTGGAGTGCTGGACCTTCCACCCCGCGCCCTCCCCCTCGCCGCTGGCGTTCTGGACCAGGCGTCAGGCCCACGAGACGACCGTGCACCGCTATGACGCCGAGTCCGCGCGGACCGGGGTTCCGTCCCCGGTGGCGCGGGACTTCGCGGTGGACGGCATCGACGAGTTGCTGCGCGGCTTCCACGCCCGCACGAGGAGCCGGGTGCGCACGGACGAGCCGCGCGTGCTGCGGGTGCGTGCCTCGGACACCGGGGACGTGTGGACCGTACGGCTGTCCGCGGAGCCGCCCGTGACCACTCGGGAGGAGTCCGGCGTGGCGGAGGCCGAACTGTCCGGCCCGGCCGACCAGTTGTACCTCGCCCTGTGGAACCGGGTGCCGATGCCCGAGGTGGCCGGTAACGCCGCGCTCGCCGCGCTGTGGCGGGAGCGGTCCGGCATCTGA
- a CDS encoding MarR family winged helix-turn-helix transcriptional regulator → MAAKNAEQALVDQWRDILALHARTQCELDRALHGHGLCASDFEVLDLLAEGRAADGGCAYRVQEISERVHLSQSALSRLIARLEKDGLVDRAMCAEDRRGVRVALTRKGRALHGEVLPVQRAVLTRMLAG, encoded by the coding sequence ATGGCGGCGAAGAATGCCGAGCAGGCGCTCGTGGACCAGTGGCGGGACATCCTGGCGCTGCACGCCCGCACCCAGTGCGAGCTCGACCGCGCCCTGCACGGACACGGCCTGTGTGCCAGCGACTTCGAGGTCCTCGACCTGCTCGCCGAGGGCCGCGCGGCGGACGGCGGCTGCGCCTATCGCGTCCAGGAGATCTCGGAGCGGGTGCATCTCAGCCAGAGCGCTCTGTCCCGGCTGATCGCCCGTCTGGAGAAGGACGGCCTGGTCGACCGGGCCATGTGTGCGGAGGACCGGCGGGGCGTGCGGGTGGCGCTCACACGGAAGGGGCGCGCGCTGCACGGCGAGGTGCTGCCGGTGCAGCGCGCGGTACTGACCCGGATGCTGGCGGGCTGA
- a CDS encoding MFS transporter, translated as MTSPLTTPAAPSSAVRWTPRLWGTLLVLCAAMFLDALDVSMVGVALPSIGSDLHLSTSTLQWIVSGYILGYGGLLLLGGRTADLLGRRQVFLVALGVFALASLLGGLVDSGPLLIASRFIKGLSAAFTAPAGLSIITTTFPEGPLRNRALSIYTTCAATGFSMGLVLSGLLTEASWRLTMLLPAPIALLALLAGLRLLPRTTRERDHDGYDIPGAVIGTASMLLLVFTVVQAPEAGWASARTLLSFLAAAALLTAFVLVERRAASPLIRLGVLRAGSQVRAQLGAVAFFGSYVGFQFLTTLYMQSLLGWSALHTALAFLPAGALVAVSSTKVGSVVDRFGTPRLIAVGFALMVVGYALFLRVDLDPVYAAVVLPSMLLIGAACALVFPSLNIQATNGVEDHEQGMVSGLLNTSVQVGGAVFLAVVTAVVTAGAPDRATPQAVLDSYRPGFMVVTGIAVAGLLITLTGLRGRRTQASIVVARSTVEEAQAEPVSVSVPVRD; from the coding sequence ATGACCTCTCCGCTCACCACCCCCGCGGCGCCGTCGTCGGCGGTTCGCTGGACTCCCCGGCTGTGGGGCACACTGCTGGTGCTCTGCGCCGCGATGTTCCTCGACGCGCTCGATGTGTCGATGGTCGGCGTCGCCCTGCCGTCCATCGGCTCCGACCTCCACCTCTCCACGTCGACGCTGCAATGGATCGTCAGCGGCTACATCCTGGGATACGGCGGGCTGCTCCTCCTCGGCGGCCGCACCGCCGATCTGCTCGGCCGGCGTCAGGTGTTCCTGGTGGCCCTCGGCGTCTTCGCGCTCGCCTCACTCCTCGGCGGGCTCGTCGACTCGGGTCCGCTGCTGATCGCCAGCCGTTTCATCAAGGGCCTGAGCGCGGCGTTCACGGCTCCCGCGGGCCTCTCGATCATCACCACGACCTTCCCCGAGGGCCCGCTGCGCAACCGCGCCCTGTCCATCTACACCACCTGCGCGGCCACCGGCTTCTCCATGGGCCTGGTGCTCTCCGGCCTGCTGACCGAGGCCAGTTGGCGGCTCACCATGCTGCTGCCGGCGCCCATCGCGCTGCTCGCCCTGCTCGCCGGGCTCAGGCTGCTGCCGCGTACCACGCGCGAGCGCGACCACGACGGCTACGACATCCCGGGCGCCGTCATCGGCACCGCGTCGATGCTGCTGCTCGTCTTCACCGTCGTCCAGGCGCCCGAGGCCGGCTGGGCATCCGCCCGCACCCTGCTGTCTTTCCTCGCGGCGGCCGCCTTGCTGACCGCCTTCGTCCTGGTCGAGCGGCGCGCGGCGAGCCCGCTGATCCGGCTCGGGGTGCTGCGCGCCGGCAGCCAAGTACGGGCCCAGCTCGGCGCGGTGGCCTTCTTCGGGTCGTACGTCGGATTCCAGTTCCTGACCACGCTGTACATGCAGTCGCTGCTCGGCTGGTCGGCGCTGCACACCGCGCTGGCCTTCCTGCCCGCGGGCGCGCTGGTGGCGGTGTCCTCGACGAAGGTCGGCTCGGTCGTCGACCGCTTCGGCACCCCTCGGCTGATCGCGGTGGGCTTCGCGCTGATGGTCGTCGGGTACGCGCTGTTCCTGCGCGTCGACCTCGACCCGGTGTACGCGGCCGTCGTCCTGCCGTCGATGCTGCTGATCGGCGCGGCCTGCGCGCTGGTCTTCCCTTCGCTCAACATCCAGGCCACCAACGGCGTCGAGGACCACGAGCAGGGCATGGTCTCCGGTCTGCTCAACACCTCGGTCCAGGTCGGCGGCGCCGTCTTCCTGGCGGTGGTCACGGCCGTGGTCACCGCGGGCGCCCCCGACCGTGCGACCCCGCAGGCCGTACTCGACAGCTACCGGCCCGGGTTCATGGTGGTCACGGGCATCGCCGTGGCCGGACTTCTCATCACGCTCACCGGTCTGCGCGGCCGCCGCACGCAGGCGTCGATCGTGGTCGCGAGGTCCACTGTGGAGGAGGCGCAGGCGGAACCGGTGTCGGTATCGGTCCCGGTCCGCGACTAG
- a CDS encoding DUF6332 family protein, whose product MNGYGGRRTKAEQDAATVEFGYALLSAGFAAAVVFGAVAGPVFLFELPDLLSALLLRSGLALAAVVGVARVVSVLVRFRRGPQPSQPGRTNPDS is encoded by the coding sequence ATGAACGGGTACGGGGGACGGCGCACCAAGGCCGAGCAGGACGCGGCGACGGTCGAGTTCGGGTACGCGCTGCTCAGCGCGGGGTTCGCGGCGGCGGTGGTCTTCGGGGCTGTCGCCGGACCGGTGTTCCTCTTCGAGCTGCCGGACCTGCTGTCCGCGTTGCTGCTGCGCTCGGGGCTGGCGCTGGCGGCGGTCGTCGGCGTCGCCCGGGTCGTGTCCGTGCTGGTCCGCTTCCGGCGCGGGCCTCAGCCCAGCCAGCCGGGCCGCACCAACCCCGACTCATAG
- a CDS encoding response regulator encodes MIRVLLADDQSLVRAGFKALLDAQPDIEVAGEAADGEEALREVRELRPDVVLMDIRMPLLDGLAATRRITGAPELKDVKVVMLTTFELDEYVFEALRSGASGFLVKDTEPEELVRAVRAVVEGDALLSPGVTRRLIAEFAARSKEPAAADALTQLTEREREVMALVGIGLSNEEIARRLVVSPLTAKTHVSRTMVKLGARDRAQLVVLAYESGLVRPGWLG; translated from the coding sequence GTGATCCGTGTACTGCTCGCCGACGACCAGTCGTTGGTGCGGGCCGGCTTCAAGGCGCTGCTGGACGCGCAGCCGGACATCGAGGTGGCCGGTGAGGCGGCCGACGGCGAGGAGGCCCTGCGCGAGGTGCGCGAACTGCGCCCCGATGTCGTCCTGATGGACATCCGCATGCCGCTCCTGGACGGCCTGGCCGCCACCCGCCGTATCACCGGTGCGCCGGAGCTGAAGGATGTGAAGGTGGTCATGCTCACCACCTTCGAACTCGACGAGTACGTCTTCGAGGCCCTCCGCTCGGGCGCCTCGGGCTTCCTGGTGAAGGACACCGAGCCCGAGGAACTCGTGCGCGCCGTAAGGGCGGTGGTCGAGGGCGACGCACTGCTCTCACCGGGGGTGACCCGCCGGCTGATCGCCGAGTTCGCGGCCCGCTCCAAGGAGCCGGCGGCCGCCGACGCACTGACCCAGCTCACCGAGCGGGAAAGGGAGGTGATGGCCCTGGTCGGCATCGGACTGTCCAATGAGGAGATCGCCCGCCGCCTGGTCGTCAGCCCCCTCACCGCGAAGACCCATGTGAGCCGCACGATGGTGAAACTGGGGGCGCGCGACCGGGCCCAACTCGTGGTGCTGGCCTATGAGTCGGGGTTGGTGCGGCCCGGCTGGCTGGGCTGA
- a CDS encoding sensor histidine kinase: MGEQRVRGHAPPQWWRYGPPWWHHPDGDTEPGRARLPWRSTVPLMVFVVFGSNFAAHEQLHRVPLDGYARVLLLVASGLLLWRQRYPAFVAFGTATTALVYLGAGYPYGPIFLTVAVSCFSAVVTGHRLAAWASVGMLWAGHALITLWLYRWLPPPGDEAASLNQEIVIATWVVAVVAVSELARVRREQWARERADRAQAARRRADEERLRIARELHDVLAHSISVINVQAGVGLALLDTDPEQAREALTTIKAASKEALGEVRQVLDTLRAPGAAPRAPAPGLNRLPELVEQAAGAGLTVDIEGEPPRLAPGAGLAAFRIVQEALTNVVRHSGSRHARVCFEDDDGVLRLRIDDDGPATGEDAGGSGNGLAGMRERAAALGGTIEAGPRPDGGFRVLAILPLKVKVKEDGR; this comes from the coding sequence ATGGGAGAGCAGCGCGTGCGCGGACACGCCCCGCCGCAGTGGTGGCGGTACGGGCCCCCGTGGTGGCACCACCCGGACGGCGACACCGAGCCGGGCCGCGCGCGCCTGCCGTGGCGCTCCACCGTGCCGCTCATGGTCTTCGTGGTGTTCGGCTCGAACTTCGCCGCGCACGAACAGCTCCATCGTGTGCCGCTCGACGGCTACGCGCGCGTGCTGCTGCTCGTGGCCTCGGGGCTGCTGCTCTGGCGGCAGCGGTACCCCGCGTTCGTGGCGTTCGGCACGGCCACGACCGCCCTGGTCTACCTGGGCGCCGGCTACCCGTACGGACCGATCTTCCTCACCGTCGCCGTCAGCTGCTTCAGCGCCGTCGTCACAGGCCACCGTCTCGCCGCCTGGGCGTCGGTCGGAATGCTCTGGGCCGGACACGCCCTGATCACGCTCTGGCTCTACCGCTGGCTTCCGCCACCGGGCGACGAGGCCGCGAGCCTCAACCAGGAGATCGTCATCGCGACCTGGGTCGTGGCCGTCGTCGCGGTGTCCGAACTGGCCCGGGTACGACGGGAACAGTGGGCCCGGGAACGCGCCGACCGCGCCCAGGCGGCCCGCCGGCGCGCGGACGAGGAGCGGCTGCGCATCGCCCGCGAACTGCACGACGTCCTGGCCCACAGCATCTCCGTCATCAATGTGCAGGCGGGTGTCGGCCTCGCCCTCCTCGACACCGACCCGGAGCAGGCACGCGAGGCGCTCACCACCATCAAGGCCGCCAGCAAGGAGGCGCTCGGGGAGGTGCGCCAGGTCCTGGACACCCTGCGTGCCCCCGGCGCCGCGCCGCGCGCCCCCGCGCCCGGCCTGAACCGGCTGCCGGAACTGGTGGAACAGGCGGCGGGCGCGGGCCTCACCGTCGACATCGAGGGCGAGCCCCCGCGCCTCGCGCCGGGCGCCGGCCTCGCGGCGTTCCGCATCGTCCAGGAGGCGCTCACCAACGTCGTACGGCACTCCGGCTCGCGGCACGCTCGCGTGTGCTTCGAGGACGACGACGGCGTGCTGCGGCTGCGCATCGACGACGACGGGCCCGCGACCGGCGAGGACGCGGGCGGCAGCGGGAACGGGCTGGCGGGGATGAGGGAACGGGCCGCCGCGCTGGGTGGCACGATCGAGGCGGGCCCGCGTCCCGACGGGGGCTTCCGGGTGCTCGCCATACTGCCGTTGAAGGTGAAGGTCAAGGAGGACGGCCGGTGA
- a CDS encoding TetR/AcrR family transcriptional regulator, whose translation MAAGATSPRERYRSQVRAEIKARAWEQIASAGATGLSLNAIAKELGMSGPALYRYFSGRDELITELIRDAYRSLADTFRAAADSGGGLPGLAHALRRWALADPQRYFLVYGTPVPGYHAPDDITAITQEIMAVLLDVCVAASADTHGADTRDTFDAHLADHRQWAAGHPAPPAALHRALLCWTRLHGHLSLELAGHFTGMGFDPELLFAAEVDELAGGR comes from the coding sequence ATGGCGGCAGGCGCGACGAGCCCTCGCGAGCGGTACCGCAGCCAGGTGCGTGCCGAGATCAAGGCGCGGGCCTGGGAGCAGATCGCCTCGGCGGGCGCGACGGGGCTCTCTCTCAACGCCATCGCCAAGGAACTGGGCATGAGCGGCCCGGCTCTCTACCGATACTTCAGCGGCCGGGACGAACTGATCACCGAGCTGATCCGCGACGCCTACCGCAGCCTGGCGGACACCTTCCGTGCCGCCGCCGACTCGGGCGGCGGACTGCCCGGCCTCGCGCACGCCCTGCGCCGCTGGGCGCTGGCGGACCCGCAGCGTTATTTCCTGGTCTACGGCACGCCCGTCCCCGGCTATCACGCCCCGGACGACATCACGGCGATCACCCAGGAGATCATGGCCGTACTGCTCGACGTGTGCGTGGCCGCGAGCGCCGACACCCACGGCGCCGACACACGCGACACCTTCGACGCCCACCTCGCGGACCACCGGCAGTGGGCGGCGGGCCACCCCGCCCCGCCCGCTGCCCTGCACCGGGCGCTGCTGTGCTGGACCCGGCTGCACGGGCACCTCTCACTGGAGCTCGCGGGTCATTTCACCGGCATGGGATTCGACCCCGAGCTGCTGTTCGCCGCCGAGGTGGACGAGCTGGCGGGCGGTCGCTGA
- a CDS encoding medium chain dehydrogenase/reductase family protein, which yields MGSAELVEVVLPGTVEPEGLQFRRRDIPAAGAGQIVVRVEATGVSFAEQQMRRGRYYDQPPFPFVPGYDLVGTVMTAGPGVAPGLVGKRVAALVKVGGWASHVVLDAADAVEVPVGIDAAEAETLVVNGITAWQMLHRKARVRSGGTILVHGANGGVGTVLVQLALAAGLEVIGTASARHHDALRELGVTPVDYRTEDVPARVRELAPGGVDAVFDHVGGRSVIASWHLLAPGGTLVSYGSAATRDDTGSKQWPVLKILGRVWLWNALPNGRHAYFFNVWAGRALSKDRFRARLGADLTEVFHALQRGEVSARIAARLPLTDVAEAMRLAESGTVAGKVVLIPQEQG from the coding sequence ATGGGAAGCGCGGAACTCGTCGAGGTCGTCCTGCCGGGAACGGTCGAACCGGAGGGGCTCCAGTTCCGGCGCCGGGACATACCGGCCGCGGGTGCCGGGCAGATCGTGGTCCGGGTGGAGGCCACCGGGGTCTCCTTCGCGGAGCAGCAGATGCGCCGCGGCCGGTACTACGACCAGCCACCCTTCCCGTTCGTGCCCGGCTACGACCTGGTCGGCACGGTAATGACGGCCGGACCCGGCGTCGCCCCCGGCCTCGTCGGCAAGCGGGTGGCGGCGCTGGTGAAGGTCGGCGGCTGGGCCAGCCATGTGGTGCTCGACGCCGCCGACGCAGTGGAGGTACCGGTCGGCATCGACGCGGCGGAGGCGGAGACCCTGGTGGTCAACGGCATCACCGCCTGGCAGATGCTCCACCGCAAGGCCCGTGTGCGCAGCGGCGGCACGATCCTCGTCCACGGGGCCAACGGCGGTGTCGGCACCGTCCTGGTCCAACTGGCACTGGCGGCCGGCCTGGAGGTGATCGGCACGGCGTCGGCCCGCCATCACGACGCGCTGCGCGAACTGGGCGTGACTCCCGTCGACTACCGCACCGAGGACGTCCCGGCCCGGGTCCGTGAACTCGCCCCCGGCGGGGTCGACGCCGTCTTCGACCACGTCGGCGGCCGGAGCGTGATCGCCTCCTGGCACCTGCTCGCGCCCGGCGGCACGCTCGTCTCCTACGGCAGCGCCGCGACCCGGGACGACACGGGCTCCAAGCAGTGGCCCGTCCTGAAGATCCTCGGCCGGGTGTGGCTGTGGAACGCGCTGCCCAACGGCCGCCACGCGTACTTCTTCAACGTCTGGGCCGGCCGCGCCCTGAGCAAGGACCGCTTCCGGGCCCGCCTGGGCGCCGACCTCACCGAGGTGTTCCACGCCCTCCAGCGCGGCGAGGTCAGCGCCCGGATCGCCGCCCGGCTGCCGCTCACGGACGTCGCCGAGGCCATGCGGCTGGCCGAGTCCGGCACGGTGGCCGGCAAGGTCGTCCTGATCCCGCAGGAGCAGGGCTAG
- a CDS encoding TetR/AcrR family transcriptional regulator gives MTKAGGARARARTEVTAAIKDEARRQLAAEGAARLSLRAVARELGMVSSALYRYFPSRDDLLTALIIDAYASLGEAAETAEAAEAEVRDAAPAERWVAVCEAVRRWALAHPHEYALIYGSPVPGYSAPEATVPPASRVGVLLIGIVREAYERRGVARTPLPAELEPEARRMAADLAPDLPPEVVVALVAAWAQLYGLVGFELFGQFTRVVEDREPFFRHAATRLAQDVGLVLPHAPHG, from the coding sequence ATGACCAAAGCAGGAGGCGCCCGCGCGCGGGCCAGGACCGAAGTGACCGCGGCCATCAAGGACGAGGCACGCAGACAGCTGGCGGCTGAGGGTGCGGCCAGGCTGTCGCTGCGGGCCGTGGCGCGCGAGCTCGGCATGGTCTCCTCGGCGCTGTACCGCTACTTCCCCAGCCGTGACGACCTGCTGACCGCGCTCATCATCGACGCGTACGCCTCCCTCGGCGAGGCCGCCGAGACTGCCGAGGCCGCCGAGGCCGAGGTCCGGGACGCCGCCCCCGCCGAGCGCTGGGTCGCCGTGTGCGAGGCGGTCCGTCGCTGGGCGCTCGCGCATCCGCACGAGTACGCACTCATCTACGGCTCGCCGGTGCCCGGCTACTCGGCACCCGAGGCGACCGTCCCGCCCGCGTCCCGGGTGGGGGTCCTGCTCATCGGCATCGTCCGTGAGGCGTACGAGCGGCGCGGCGTGGCTCGTACACCGCTGCCCGCCGAGCTGGAGCCCGAGGCCCGGCGCATGGCCGCCGACTTGGCCCCCGACCTGCCGCCCGAGGTGGTCGTGGCCCTGGTCGCGGCCTGGGCGCAGCTGTACGGCCTGGTCGGGTTCGAGCTGTTCGGGCAGTTCACCAGGGTGGTGGAGGACCGCGAGCCGTTCTTCCGACACGCGGCGACCCGGCTCGCCCAGGATGTGGGTCTGGTCCTCCCTCATGCTCCGCATGGCTAG
- a CDS encoding nitroreductase family deazaflavin-dependent oxidoreductase, protein MSAHVKKPGWFTVNVFNRFVAWLTRRGLSVWGSRVLAVRGRKSGEWRTTPVNLLTVDGQQYLLAPRGHVQWTHNMRAAGGGELRLGKQVDVFTATEIADEDKVPLLRAYLKRWKAEVGVFFDGVGPDSPDDEMRRIAPDHPVFRITVTS, encoded by the coding sequence ATGTCCGCGCACGTCAAGAAGCCCGGCTGGTTCACCGTCAACGTCTTCAACCGCTTCGTCGCCTGGCTGACCCGTCGCGGCCTCAGTGTCTGGGGCTCCCGCGTCCTGGCGGTGCGCGGCCGCAAGAGCGGCGAGTGGCGCACCACCCCCGTGAACCTGCTGACCGTGGACGGACAGCAGTACCTGCTCGCCCCGCGCGGTCACGTCCAGTGGACGCACAACATGCGGGCGGCCGGCGGTGGCGAGCTGCGGCTGGGCAAGCAGGTGGACGTGTTCACCGCGACCGAGATAGCCGACGAGGACAAGGTCCCGCTCCTGCGCGCCTACCTGAAGCGCTGGAAGGCCGAGGTCGGCGTCTTCTTCGACGGGGTCGGCCCCGACTCCCCCGACGACGAGATGCGCCGTATCGCCCCTGACCACCCGGTCTTCCGGATCACGGTCACGAGCTGA
- a CDS encoding geranylgeranyl reductase family protein, whose translation MSSENSSADGVQRVWDVVVVGAGPAGASAAYAAAVTGRRVLLLEKAELPRYKTCGGGIIGPSRDALPPGFELPFRDRVQAVTFSNNGRFTRTRRSKQMLFGLINRPEFDQQLVEHAQKAGAELRTGVTVSRVEQHGSAVPDRRTVAVVLQGGGTLLARAVVGADGSASRIGAHVGVKLEQVDLGLESEIPVPETVAEDWKGRVLIDWGPMPGSYGWVFPKGDTLTVGVISARGEGAATKRYLEDFVARLGLAGFEPSISSGHLTRCRADDSPLSRGRVLVCGDAAGLLEPWTREGISFALRSGRLAGEWAVRIAEAHDAVDTRRQALNYAFAIKAGLGVEMSVGKRLLTAFERRPGLFHAALTSFRPAWRAFKDITRGSTSLGELVRTHPMAQRALTALDRRQAMAQASPSPSASGDAVSS comes from the coding sequence GTGAGCAGCGAGAACTCTTCGGCGGACGGCGTGCAGCGGGTGTGGGACGTCGTCGTGGTGGGCGCGGGCCCCGCGGGGGCCTCGGCGGCCTACGCGGCGGCGGTCACGGGACGGCGCGTGCTGTTGCTGGAGAAGGCGGAGCTGCCCCGCTACAAGACCTGCGGCGGGGGCATCATCGGCCCCTCGCGCGACGCGCTGCCGCCCGGCTTCGAGCTGCCCTTCCGGGACCGGGTGCAAGCGGTGACCTTCTCGAACAACGGGCGCTTCACCCGCACCCGCCGCTCCAAGCAGATGCTGTTCGGGCTGATCAACCGGCCCGAGTTCGACCAGCAGCTGGTCGAGCACGCGCAGAAGGCGGGCGCCGAGCTGCGTACGGGCGTCACGGTGTCGCGGGTCGAGCAGCACGGCTCGGCGGTGCCGGACCGGCGCACGGTCGCCGTCGTGCTGCAGGGCGGCGGGACGCTGCTGGCCCGGGCGGTGGTGGGCGCCGACGGCAGCGCCAGCCGCATAGGAGCGCACGTCGGGGTGAAGCTGGAGCAGGTCGACCTCGGCCTGGAGTCGGAGATCCCGGTGCCCGAGACGGTCGCGGAGGACTGGAAGGGACGGGTCCTCATCGACTGGGGCCCGATGCCCGGCAGTTACGGCTGGGTCTTCCCCAAGGGCGACACCCTCACGGTCGGCGTGATCTCGGCGCGCGGCGAAGGCGCCGCCACCAAGCGGTACTTGGAGGACTTCGTCGCCCGGCTGGGCCTGGCCGGCTTCGAACCCAGCATCTCCTCGGGCCACTTGACCCGCTGCCGGGCCGACGACTCGCCGCTGTCGCGCGGCCGGGTGCTGGTCTGCGGCGACGCGGCGGGACTGCTGGAGCCGTGGACCCGCGAGGGCATCTCCTTCGCACTGCGCTCGGGGCGGCTCGCGGGGGAGTGGGCGGTCCGGATCGCCGAGGCGCACGACGCCGTGGACACCCGCCGCCAGGCCCTGAACTACGCGTTCGCGATCAAGGCGGGGCTCGGCGTCGAGATGAGCGTCGGCAAGCGGCTGCTGACGGCGTTCGAGCGCCGTCCCGGCCTGTTCCACGCGGCCCTGACGAGCTTCCGCCCCGCGTGGAGGGCCTTCAAGGACATCACCCGGGGTTCGACGTCCCTGGGCGAGCTCGTCCGCACCCACCCCATGGCCCAGCGCGCCCTGACCGCGCTGGACCGGCGCCAGGCCATGGCCCAGGCCTCGCCCTCGCCCTCGGCCTCGGGAGACGCGGTCAGCTCGTGA